The Campylobacter curvus genome includes the window GATCGTCGATCTTGCTAAAAAGATGCTGCTGCTTTCTAATAAAGAGCATTTGGGTATCGAATTTGTAGGGCTTAGGACCGGTGAGAAGCTCTACGAAGAGCTACTCATAAACAAAGACGACGTAAAGACGAAATTCGAGTCCATCTTCGTCACTCACTCCTCGCCTTACGATATCGCCGTTTTAAACGAGCAGATCGCTCATTTGCTCGAGCTTGAAGACGAGGACATCGCGGGCGAGCTAAAAAAAATAGTGCCTGAATTTAACCACGCACTAAATTTAAAAGGATAAATTTGGTAATAAAAGACATCCAGCGTTTCAGCGATACCCGCTACAAGGCGCGCGCGTATATCTGCTATCTTTTTAGTCGCAACCTTCCAAACCACCTGCCCGGCGTCTCACTCACCTCGATAAAAAGCGGCTTTGAAAAGATCAGCCGCGAGATAGAAAATTTCGACGCATTTTACGTGCTGGACGAGAACGGCATCCAGCTGGAAAACGCGATCAGTCTAAACAAAAAATACGAGGTCGGCGAGGGCGAGGATCGCTCAAATAAGGCTTATTATTATCTGGCGGTGCGGGAAAAACGCTGCGTGCTGAGCGACCCCTATCCTTCGAGCCTGAACGCAAATTTATGCGTCACTGCAAGCGTGCCGATATATGACGACGCGGGCAGGCTTAAATTTATCGCCTGCATCGATATTTCGCTGGAAAATATCCTCACGATGACGGACTCTGGCGAGCTGGAAAATTATTTTGGCAAATTTTTAAAGGCGGCTTACAGTCTTTTTTGCGCCGCACTTTTTATGATCTGTGCGTTTTTGTTTTGGCACGGGGTAAAGGACTTTATCCTCACAAGCATCGAGCTTATCGACATCGAAGAGATATTTTCATCGACTATCATCTTGACGCTAGCCTTAGCAATATTTGATCTGGTTAAAACGATATTTGAAGAGGAGGTCATCGGCAAAAACCACGATGAAAACAGCGTCGTTTATAAGACGATGGTGCGATTTATCGGCTCGATTATCATCGCCCTTGCGATCGAAGCGCTCATGCTCGTGTTTAAATTCGCCATTACCGCGCCCGAAAACATCATAAACGCGATCTATCTCATCGGCGGCGTGGCGATACTGATGATCGCGCTTAGCGTCTATCTTTTTAGTGTCAAAAGGCAGGAGAAATGATCGGTATCATCGATTATGGCGCGGGAAATTTACAAAGCGTCATAAATGCGTTTGAGAAGCTAAATTTAAGCGCGCGACTTGTAAGAAACGCCCAAGAGCTGGCTAAATTTGAGCGCATTATCTTGCCGGGCGTTGGGGCGTTTGGCGAGGCGATGAAAAAGCTAAAATCTGCAAATTTAGACGAAGCGATAAAGGATTTCGTCGCGAGCGGAAGACCGTTTTTAGGCATTTGCCTTGGCATGCAGCTACTTTTTGAAAAGAGCAGCGAATTTGGCGAGCATGCAGGGCTTGGCTTGCTTCGCGGCGAGGTGGTTAAATTTGACGACGCTAAATTTGACGAGCCGTTAAAAGTGCCGCACACCGGCTGGAACGTGATAAATTTCGTGCGCGAAACGCCTATAAATCGCGGGCTCAAAAAGAGCGAATATCTTTATTTCGTGCATAGCTACCACGTTGTCTGCGATGAAAACGCCGTGCTTGGTAGTAGCGAATACGGCTATAAATTTACTAGCGCGGTGGCGAAAGGTAACGTCTTTGGCTTTCAGCCACACCCCGAGAAAAGCCATGACACGGGACTAAAAATTTTACAAAATTTTGGGAGGCTTTGATGGAGATTTTCCCGGCGATCGATCTAAAAGAGGGCAAGGCGGTGAGGCTTAGTAAGGGTGAGATGATGAGTGCTAAAATTTACTCTCATGCCCCGCAGGAGCTGGCAAAAATTTTTGAGGGTTACGGCGCAAAATGGCTACATGTCGTCGATCTAGACGGTGCGTTTGCCGGCGAGATGGTAAATTTTGACGCGGTCAAAAAGATAGTAAAATCCACAAATTTAAAGGTGCAAATCGGCGGAGGTATACGTGACGAAGCGCGCATAAAACGCTATCTTGACATCGGAGCTAGCCGCGTGATCTTGGGCTCAGTCGCGCTAAACGAACCAAATTTCGTCCGCGAGATGGCTAAAATTTACCCCATCGTTGTCGGCATCGACGCAAAAGATAGCTTTGTCGCGACGCAGGGCTGGGCGGAGGTCTCGCAGATGAGAGCTAGCGAGCTAGCGGCTAAATTTGCGGATGCTGGCGTGAAAGCGATAATCTGCACCGACATCGCAAAAGACGGCATGCTAGGCGGCGTGAATTTAGACTTCACGCTCGAAATAGCGCGTGTAAGCGGCGTGGATACGATCGCAAGCGGCGGTGTAAAGGATATGAGCGATATCGTGCGGCTAAAAGACAGTGGCGAAGTAGCCGGCGTGATCGTGGGAAAGGCGTATTACGAGGGCAAAATCGACCTAAAAGAGGCTTTTAGAAAAGTTTTATAATTAAAGCTTTGATAAATTTAAAATTTGATAGAATAGAGCAATTTTTACTAAAAGGATATTGTGTGAAGATTTTGGTTGTAGATGACAGCTCGACGATGAGAAGAATCATAAAAAATACTTTACAAAGACTTGGACATCAAGAAATTTTAGAGGCCGAACACGGGCTTGAAGCGTGGAATTTGATGGCGCAGCATAGCGATATAGACGTGCTTATCACCGACTGGAACATGCCTGAGATGAACGGGCTAGAGCTGGTTAAAAAGGTCCGCGCCGAGCAAAAATACGTCGATATGCCTATCATAATGGTAACGACAGAAGGCGGTAAAGCCGAAGTCATCACCGCTTTAAAGGCGGGTGTGAACAACTACATCGTCAAGCCTTTTACGCCGCAAGTTTTAAAAGAGAAGCTTGAAGACGTTCTTGGTTGATGAAAGATAAATTCTACGAATTAAGCATCAAAACATCGGAATTTTACGATGAAATTTTGGAGCTTGTCTTCTCTTTCGGAACTACTTGCTTAGAAGAGCTAGATAATGAAATAATATTGCGAGACGAGGACGATCTAAGCCAAATCGAATGGGGCGTGAACGAATACGCCAAGAGGCTCTGCACAGCGCTAAAAAAGCCAAACGATATCCGAACAAAACTCAGCATAAAAGAAAACAAAGACTGGATAAACGAATACAAAAAGGCGGTCAAACCTATCCTTTTAGATAAAATTTACATCCGTCCAAGCTGGGAAAACGAGCTAAAGGGCGTGACAAACATCATAATAGACCCCGCTCTAGCCTTTGGGTCGGGACATCATGAGAGCACCGGCTCTTGTTTGCTGTTTTTACAAAAATATGCGAAAAGCGGCGATAAGGCACTTGATGTAGGCTGCGGAAGCGGGATTTTAAGCATCGCACTTGCCAAGCTTGGCTGCGATGTCGAGGCCTGCGATACCGACGAGCAAGCCATCGAGAGCTCTAAAAGCAACGCTATGCTAAATGGCGTAAATTTTAGTAAAATTTGGGTCGGTTCAATTGCAAATTTAGATAAAAAATACGACATAGTCGTGGCAAACATCATCGCAGACGTGATATTCATGCTTGCAAACGATCTAAAGCGTGCATTGAAAGATGGCGCATATCTCATACTTTCGGGGATCTTGACCAAGTATGAAGAGCGGGTAAAAGAGACTTTTAAACAGCTTGATCTGATCGAGAAAAAAGAGCTTGGCGACTGGGTCAGCTTCGTTTTTAAAAATAAGAGGAAATGAATGAATAATCAAAATAATAAAAATCAAAACAATGGCGACAATAACGGCTTTTTTAATAAAAATCCGATACTGATTTTTGCGATTTTCGCCATAATCATCGTGCTTGCTTTTAGGAGCTTTACCGGCGATAGCATGGGCTCTATCGCTATGGGCTCGCAGGCTCAGAGCAAGGTCATACCGTATTCTGAATTTAAGGACATGCTAAAAGCAAAGCAAATAAACGAGGTGGCGATCTCCGATAGTACGATAAGAGCCGCCGGGCACGATAAAATGGTCTATATTGTAAAGCGCGTCAGCGATCCTACGCTAATTAGCCTACTTGAGCAAAACAACGTCGCATACAGCGCTTATAGCGATACTAATTGGTTCACCGAGCTACTGTTTTCATGGGTGCTTCCTGTGTTTATATTCTTTGGTATCTGGATGTTTTTGGCTAGTAGGATGCAAAGAAATATGGGCGGGGGCATACTCGGCATAGGAAGTGCGAAAAAGCTTATAAATTCCGAAAAGCCAAAGGTTAAATTTGACGATGTGGCAGGCGTGGAAGAGGCTAAAGAAGAGGTTCAAGAGATAGTAGATTATCTAAAAAGTCCGGACAAATATCTAAATTTAGGAGCGAAAATACCAAAAGGAATTTTGCTCGTAGGACCTCCGGGAACAGGCAAAACGCTTTTAGCCAGAGCCGTTGCCGGCGAGGCTGATGTGCCGTTTTTTTCGATGTCGGCATCAAGCTTCATCGAGATGTTTGTGGGTGTAGGTGCCAGCCGTGTGCGCGATTTGTTTGAAAATGCAAAAAAAGAGGCGCCGGCGATCGTATTCATCGATGAAATAGACGCGATAGGAAAGAGTAGGAATTCAGGCCCAATGGGAGGAAACGACGAGCGCGAGCAGACGCTTAATCAGCTACTTTCCGAGATGGACGGGTTTGACGCTGACAAATCGCCTGTCATCGTCATCGCAGCTACGAACAGACCCGAAATTTTAGACGCTGCGCTTTTAAGGCCCGGCAGGTTTGATAGACAGGTGCTTGTCGATAAGCCTGATTTTAAGGGGCGCTGTGATATATTAAAAGTGCATATGAAAGATGTCAAGATAGGCAAAGACGTCAGCCTCGAGGAGATCGGGCGTCTTACGACTGGGCTTGCAGGAGCCGATCTTGAAAATATCATAAACGAGGCTGCGCTCCTTGCCGGACGCAAGTCAAAGCCTTTCGTCGAGCAAGCCGACCTAGTAGAGGCAGTCGAGCGCTCTATCGCTGGCTTAGAGAAAAAGTCGCGCCGTGTAAATCCGAAAGAAAAAAAGATAGTCACCTATCACGAGTGCGGCCACGCCCTCATCGCCGAGATAACCAAAGGCGCAAAAAAGGTCACCAAGGTTTCCGTCGTCCCACGCGGGCTTGCAGCGCTTGGCTATACGCTAAATACGCCTGAAGAAAATAAATTTATGATGCAAAAGCATGAGCTCATAGCCGAGGTCGATGTGCTTCTTGGTGGACGCGCTGCCGAGGAAGTTTTCATAAAAGAAATTTCGACCGGTGCCAGCAACGACCTTGAGCGAGCGACTGATATCATAAAAGCCATGGTAAGCATGTATGGAATGAGCGATGTTGCCGGACTTATGGTGCTTGAAAAGCAGCGAGCGACATTTTTAAACGGCGGACAGAGCATAAAAGATTACAGCGATAAGATGGCTGAAAAGGTCGATGACTTCGTAAAAAGCATGCTTCATGAGAGGTATTCCACCGTTTTGGAAGCACTTGAAATTTATAGCGGTGCGATAGAAAGTATGGTAAGTGCGCTTTACGAAGAAGAGACTATCGAAGGTAAGAGAGTCCGCGAGATCATTAAAGCTTATGAGGAGCAAAACGGACTTGAGACTCGCCTAGTCTCAAACGACGAACATAGCGAATATGACGGACACGCCAAACAAGGTCAAAAAGAGGACTGAAAATGACAGGATATATCGCGAGATACGGCTATAAATGCATCGCCTTTTCGGGTATCTTATTGCTTTTGTCATTGCTGTTTGGCTTTTTGCCGCTATTTTTTACGGTGATTTTCATCCTGACGTTGTATTTTTTTAGAGATCCAGAGCGAGTGCCTTATACCG containing:
- a CDS encoding chemotaxis response regulator CheY; this encodes MKILVVDDSSTMRRIIKNTLQRLGHQEILEAEHGLEAWNLMAQHSDIDVLITDWNMPEMNGLELVKKVRAEQKYVDMPIIMVTTEGGKAEVITALKAGVNNYIVKPFTPQVLKEKLEDVLG
- a CDS encoding 50S ribosomal protein L11 methyltransferase, producing MKDKFYELSIKTSEFYDEILELVFSFGTTCLEELDNEIILRDEDDLSQIEWGVNEYAKRLCTALKKPNDIRTKLSIKENKDWINEYKKAVKPILLDKIYIRPSWENELKGVTNIIIDPALAFGSGHHESTGSCLLFLQKYAKSGDKALDVGCGSGILSIALAKLGCDVEACDTDEQAIESSKSNAMLNGVNFSKIWVGSIANLDKKYDIVVANIIADVIFMLANDLKRALKDGAYLILSGILTKYEERVKETFKQLDLIEKKELGDWVSFVFKNKRK
- a CDS encoding PDC sensor domain-containing protein is translated as MVIKDIQRFSDTRYKARAYICYLFSRNLPNHLPGVSLTSIKSGFEKISREIENFDAFYVLDENGIQLENAISLNKKYEVGEGEDRSNKAYYYLAVREKRCVLSDPYPSSLNANLCVTASVPIYDDAGRLKFIACIDISLENILTMTDSGELENYFGKFLKAAYSLFCAALFMICAFLFWHGVKDFILTSIELIDIEEIFSSTIILTLALAIFDLVKTIFEEEVIGKNHDENSVVYKTMVRFIGSIIIALAIEALMLVFKFAITAPENIINAIYLIGGVAILMIALSVYLFSVKRQEK
- the hisA gene encoding 1-(5-phosphoribosyl)-5-[(5-phosphoribosylamino)methylideneamino]imidazole-4-carboxamide isomerase — protein: MEIFPAIDLKEGKAVRLSKGEMMSAKIYSHAPQELAKIFEGYGAKWLHVVDLDGAFAGEMVNFDAVKKIVKSTNLKVQIGGGIRDEARIKRYLDIGASRVILGSVALNEPNFVREMAKIYPIVVGIDAKDSFVATQGWAEVSQMRASELAAKFADAGVKAIICTDIAKDGMLGGVNLDFTLEIARVSGVDTIASGGVKDMSDIVRLKDSGEVAGVIVGKAYYEGKIDLKEAFRKVL
- the hisH gene encoding imidazole glycerol phosphate synthase subunit HisH, giving the protein MIGIIDYGAGNLQSVINAFEKLNLSARLVRNAQELAKFERIILPGVGAFGEAMKKLKSANLDEAIKDFVASGRPFLGICLGMQLLFEKSSEFGEHAGLGLLRGEVVKFDDAKFDEPLKVPHTGWNVINFVRETPINRGLKKSEYLYFVHSYHVVCDENAVLGSSEYGYKFTSAVAKGNVFGFQPHPEKSHDTGLKILQNFGRL
- the ftsH gene encoding ATP-dependent zinc metalloprotease FtsH — translated: MNNQNNKNQNNGDNNGFFNKNPILIFAIFAIIIVLAFRSFTGDSMGSIAMGSQAQSKVIPYSEFKDMLKAKQINEVAISDSTIRAAGHDKMVYIVKRVSDPTLISLLEQNNVAYSAYSDTNWFTELLFSWVLPVFIFFGIWMFLASRMQRNMGGGILGIGSAKKLINSEKPKVKFDDVAGVEEAKEEVQEIVDYLKSPDKYLNLGAKIPKGILLVGPPGTGKTLLARAVAGEADVPFFSMSASSFIEMFVGVGASRVRDLFENAKKEAPAIVFIDEIDAIGKSRNSGPMGGNDEREQTLNQLLSEMDGFDADKSPVIVIAATNRPEILDAALLRPGRFDRQVLVDKPDFKGRCDILKVHMKDVKIGKDVSLEEIGRLTTGLAGADLENIINEAALLAGRKSKPFVEQADLVEAVERSIAGLEKKSRRVNPKEKKIVTYHECGHALIAEITKGAKKVTKVSVVPRGLAALGYTLNTPEENKFMMQKHELIAEVDVLLGGRAAEEVFIKEISTGASNDLERATDIIKAMVSMYGMSDVAGLMVLEKQRATFLNGGQSIKDYSDKMAEKVDDFVKSMLHERYSTVLEALEIYSGAIESMVSALYEEETIEGKRVREIIKAYEEQNGLETRLVSNDEHSEYDGHAKQGQKED